The Chryseobacterium geocarposphaerae genome window below encodes:
- a CDS encoding AAA family ATPase, which yields MNEFKLIALRPLEGCDKNYKKILHENETYVFYNEYDFSRYNTKRREISIKKIHSPDLYSFTNGLKKEIKLNISAIVGQNGSGKSSLVELFYVSCYNISVINHVLYDEEDQRLLGADDIVKDINIEIFYQLNNNVYMINMIGNKIRNYVLQDNIFMISKDKFKLDSFFYTVAINYSLHSLNSEVLGNWVRKIFHKNDGYQTPIVLNPYRHKGIIDINNEEYLVKSRLISNILGRIDSRVKPEETLRNILDSKTAYRLRVEINRDKFQYENSKPIFPITETIGKTILPLVYKYFLKDENFEPKNTLLNRYAKEYILYKLQSICSKYQPYKKLFRSFTDNIGQANDYLRMLSEENSHVTLKLIQAINFLRNELYFDRKESFDLTVAYLSTQLDKQIKTKDQKLIDILPPAFFKVDIEFKDSDSFSHLSSGEKQRVYSLATLIYHINNLSSTNAKIVNNKYNNVNVIFDELELYFHPELQRNLINDIIENVKKINLNEINSINILLITHSPFILSDIPNENILFLSNLGAADQTPRNTKTFGGNIHELLGNSFFLRNGFVGEYAKNRIQGIIDILIDSDNKKKSKLDKNSIWNEIQIIGEPFLKQKIEEMFYLKFDKELKISELREEIKRLENG from the coding sequence ATGAACGAATTTAAACTAATAGCCCTACGACCTTTAGAAGGTTGTGACAAAAATTATAAAAAGATTCTACATGAAAATGAAACTTATGTTTTTTATAACGAATATGACTTTTCAAGATACAATACGAAAAGGCGTGAAATTAGCATAAAAAAAATACACTCTCCTGATTTATATTCGTTTACGAACGGCCTAAAAAAAGAAATTAAGCTGAATATTAGTGCAATTGTAGGACAGAATGGCTCGGGCAAAAGTAGTTTAGTAGAATTATTCTATGTGTCCTGTTATAACATATCAGTTATAAATCATGTTCTATACGACGAAGAAGATCAAAGACTATTGGGGGCTGATGATATTGTAAAAGATATTAATATTGAAATTTTTTATCAATTGAACAATAATGTTTACATGATAAATATGATTGGAAATAAGATTAGAAACTATGTTTTACAAGATAATATCTTCATGATATCAAAAGACAAATTTAAATTAGATAGCTTTTTTTATACCGTCGCAATTAATTATTCGCTTCATTCTCTAAATTCAGAAGTTTTAGGTAATTGGGTCCGAAAAATATTTCATAAAAATGATGGATACCAAACACCTATTGTTTTAAATCCATATCGACACAAAGGGATAATTGATATTAATAATGAAGAGTATCTGGTCAAATCCCGGCTGATCTCTAATATTTTAGGAAGGATAGATTCAAGAGTCAAACCTGAAGAAACTCTGCGAAATATTTTAGATAGTAAAACAGCATATCGTCTCAGAGTGGAAATAAATCGAGACAAATTTCAGTATGAAAACTCTAAACCAATATTTCCTATTACTGAAACAATTGGCAAAACTATTTTGCCGTTGGTTTATAAATATTTTTTGAAAGATGAAAATTTTGAACCTAAAAATACTTTGCTCAACAGATATGCTAAAGAATATATTCTTTACAAGTTACAAAGCATTTGTTCTAAATATCAACCTTATAAAAAACTTTTTAGATCTTTTACTGATAATATTGGACAAGCAAATGACTATCTGAGAATGTTATCCGAAGAAAATAGCCATGTCACTTTAAAATTAATTCAAGCCATAAATTTCTTAAGAAATGAATTATATTTTGATCGTAAAGAATCTTTTGATCTTACAGTTGCATATCTATCAACTCAACTTGATAAGCAAATCAAAACAAAAGATCAAAAACTGATAGATATTCTTCCACCAGCATTTTTCAAGGTTGATATTGAATTTAAAGATTCTGATTCATTTAGCCACCTAAGTTCTGGTGAGAAGCAACGAGTTTACAGTCTTGCAACATTAATATATCATATTAATAACTTAAGCTCAACAAATGCGAAGATTGTAAATAACAAGTACAATAATGTAAACGTAATTTTTGACGAGCTAGAGCTTTATTTTCATCCTGAGCTACAGAGAAACTTAATAAATGACATTATTGAAAACGTCAAGAAAATTAATCTAAATGAAATCAATTCCATCAATATTCTTTTGATTACTCACTCTCCTTTTATTTTATCAGATATCCCTAACGAGAATATATTGTTTTTGTCAAATTTAGGAGCTGCTGATCAAACTCCTAGAAATACAAAAACTTTCGGTGGAAATATTCACGAATTGTTAGGTAATAGTTTTTTTCTTCGAAATGGATTTGTGGGGGAATATGCGAAGAATAGAATACAAGGAATTATCGACATTTTAATTGATAGTGATAATAAAAAGAAAAGCAAACTTGATAAAAATTCTATTTGGAATGAGATTCAAATTATAGGTGAGCCATTTTTAAAGCAGAAGATCGAGGAAATGTTTTATCTAAAATTTGACAAAGAACTTAAAATATCAGAGCTTAGAGAAGAAATTAAAAGACTGGAAAATGGTTAA
- a CDS encoding site-specific integrase yields the protein MEQKVYDFHYLMLKEENFVTAESLKSKLLGTDIDQRMLIPIFQEHNDKVEALVGQDFAPGTLERYKTSLKHTQEFISWKYKVSDIDITQIDHGFISDYDFWLRSVRKCGNNTAVKYLKNFKKIMRLCMANGWITKDPFLGYKAKIKAVERPYLTKEEIQMIYEKKFASDRLNKVRDIFLFSCYTGLAYVDVKQLSKSNINVGIDGDQWIFTHRQKTDTSTRVPLLPVAQEVVLKYENHPQCVNADVLFPVLSNQKMNSYLKEIASVCGINKDLTFHIARHTFATTVTLSNGVPIESVSKMLGHTNIKTTQHYAKILDKKVSDDMAVLRDSLKTK from the coding sequence TTGGAACAGAAAGTTTACGATTTCCACTACCTGATGTTGAAAGAAGAAAACTTTGTAACCGCAGAGAGTTTAAAATCTAAACTACTTGGAACTGACATTGATCAAAGAATGCTCATTCCCATCTTTCAGGAGCATAATGACAAAGTGGAAGCTTTGGTCGGTCAGGATTTTGCTCCCGGTACATTAGAACGTTATAAAACATCTTTAAAGCATACCCAGGAATTCATTAGTTGGAAATACAAAGTTTCTGATATTGATATCACGCAAATCGATCACGGTTTTATCAGTGATTATGATTTCTGGCTGCGCAGTGTAAGAAAATGTGGAAATAATACCGCTGTGAAATACCTCAAAAATTTCAAAAAGATTATGCGATTATGTATGGCGAACGGCTGGATTACCAAAGATCCTTTTCTTGGTTACAAAGCAAAAATAAAAGCTGTGGAGCGTCCTTATCTTACCAAAGAAGAGATTCAGATGATCTATGAAAAGAAATTTGCATCTGACCGATTGAACAAAGTTCGTGACATCTTTCTATTCAGCTGCTATACAGGTCTGGCTTATGTGGATGTCAAGCAATTGTCTAAGTCTAACATCAACGTCGGGATTGATGGTGACCAGTGGATTTTTACCCATCGTCAAAAGACCGATACCTCAACCAGAGTTCCGCTATTGCCTGTGGCTCAGGAAGTGGTTTTAAAGTATGAGAATCATCCACAATGTGTCAACGCAGATGTGCTTTTTCCGGTTCTGAGCAATCAGAAAATGAATTCTTATCTCAAAGAAATTGCAAGCGTTTGTGGAATCAATAAGGATCTGACGTTTCATATTGCAAGGCATACATTTGCTACTACTGTTACCTTGTCCAATGGCGTTCCTATTGAAAGTGTGAGTAAAATGCTGGGTCATACGAATATTAAAACTACTCAGCATTATGCAAAGATTCTGGATAAGAAAGTGAGCGATGATATGGCGGTTTTGAGGGATAGTCTTAAAACTAAATAA
- a CDS encoding Arm DNA-binding domain-containing protein, producing MNKTFNLLFFIKKNKIRTNGTAPIYLRITIDGKAADIAAKRYIDPKKWDVKAHKALGNS from the coding sequence ATGAACAAAACATTCAACCTGTTATTCTTTATCAAAAAGAATAAGATCAGAACAAATGGAACCGCTCCCATCTACTTACGAATTACGATAGACGGCAAGGCAGCAGACATTGCCGCTAAAAGGTATATCGATCCGAAGAAGTGGGATGTTAAAGCACACAAGGCATTGGGTAATTCGTAA
- a CDS encoding MerR family transcriptional regulator — translation MEISLLTKEDLLEFKIELLLDIERILDEKIQHLEYTPKSMDPEWVRSKSIRDFMNISPGTLQNLRVTGKIKFKKVLGSYYYNIDDLKKLFENEKG, via the coding sequence ATGGAAATATCACTACTAACAAAAGAAGATTTACTGGAATTTAAAATCGAACTATTGCTTGATATAGAAAGAATATTAGATGAAAAAATACAACATCTGGAATATACACCTAAGAGTATGGACCCAGAATGGGTAAGAAGTAAGTCTATACGGGATTTTATGAATATTTCTCCGGGTACACTTCAAAATCTTAGAGTAACAGGAAAGATCAAATTTAAAAAAGTCTTAGGTTCATATTACTACAATATCGATGATTTAAAAAAACTATTTGAAAATGAAAAAGGATAA
- a CDS encoding Crp/Fnr family transcriptional regulator has product MYDTLIEYINSRVSRPLAANEINIIKNNFVPYKLKRREFFLHEGDVSTYMGFLAKGSMKKYSTDTKGTEHIISLYIEGWWVGDRESFSKLSPSSFNIEACEDTDLLVLTKQAGEEVFTLPIMNELTRHLDQNYSFATQKRINAAISMTAEERYNILIDSYPEFSQRFPQHLIASYLGITQETLSRIRSRAVKK; this is encoded by the coding sequence ATGTACGACACTTTAATTGAATACATCAATTCACGGGTCTCAAGACCTTTAGCAGCTAATGAAATTAACATTATAAAAAATAATTTTGTTCCTTATAAACTCAAAAGACGGGAATTTTTTTTGCATGAAGGAGATGTAAGTACTTATATGGGATTTCTTGCTAAGGGTTCCATGAAAAAATACAGTACAGATACTAAAGGTACCGAACATATCATAAGTCTTTATATTGAAGGCTGGTGGGTAGGTGATCGTGAAAGTTTTTCAAAACTATCACCCTCTTCCTTCAATATTGAGGCATGTGAAGATACCGATTTATTGGTCTTAACAAAACAAGCCGGAGAAGAAGTATTCACACTTCCTATCATGAATGAACTTACCCGTCATTTGGACCAAAACTATTCTTTCGCCACTCAGAAAAGAATCAATGCTGCTATAAGTATGACAGCAGAAGAACGATATAATATACTCATTGATAGCTACCCTGAATTTTCGCAGCGATTTCCACAGCACCTGATTGCATCATATTTAGGCATTACGCAGGAAACGCTGAGCAGAATTCGATCCCGGGCGGTCAAAAAATAA
- a CDS encoding response regulator transcription factor, translated as MMGSKVNVRIAVADDHGIVRMGLIQTIKRLMPNAIIFEVEDYKSLYKLILKEELDLAIMDVNMPNGAVQDAIDYIKIHRPELKILIFSSQDEELYGIRYLKMGAGGYLSKQSSAEVIETALTAMFSKGRYVSDSIKEAIFLESLTGAAGNSPFEALSDRELQIANKIAEGLPLKEISNQLNLHSSTISTYKNRLFEKLKIRSIPELVEILRLYNQ; from the coding sequence ATGATGGGTTCAAAAGTAAACGTTCGTATTGCTGTAGCAGATGATCATGGTATCGTCCGGATGGGTTTGATACAAACAATCAAACGACTCATGCCGAATGCCATAATTTTTGAAGTAGAGGATTATAAATCGTTGTACAAACTCATTCTGAAAGAAGAATTGGATCTGGCCATTATGGACGTTAATATGCCTAATGGTGCTGTTCAGGACGCAATAGATTATATAAAAATTCACCGACCTGAACTAAAAATTCTAATATTTTCTTCACAGGATGAAGAACTGTATGGGATACGCTACCTAAAAATGGGTGCTGGTGGCTATCTAAGCAAACAAAGCTCTGCTGAAGTAATTGAAACTGCTCTAACTGCGATGTTCAGTAAGGGTCGATATGTTAGTGATAGTATAAAAGAAGCTATTTTTTTAGAATCACTAACTGGTGCTGCCGGAAATTCTCCCTTTGAAGCACTATCAGACCGCGAATTGCAAATTGCTAATAAAATTGCGGAAGGTCTTCCTCTTAAAGAAATTTCTAATCAATTGAATCTCCATTCATCTACGATCAGTACTTATAAAAACAGATTGTTTGAAAAGCTGAAAATACGATCCATACCCGAATTGGTAGAGATTCTTAGGCTGTATAATCAGTAG
- a CDS encoding sensor histidine kinase, giving the protein MFGTFFLLIEELEQKNISEEDFFKLLPQIKRDAQKNLQTVQDSVTWLKTQYGEFKIKPVKIMVTDLFHYLEERYAAKLKEKNINFYFKGEHNAFLAGDRVLLEYVLDKIFNNAVKYSLPGQDIYLQAITKDDNVVLSVIDFGTGMNEKYLSEIYTYNIPIFLGTAGEKGVGLSLKIVKNFISLLHGDIQIISAENKGTTVSLFLRKFIE; this is encoded by the coding sequence ATGTTTGGAACATTTTTCTTGCTTATAGAAGAGCTAGAGCAAAAGAACATAAGTGAGGAAGATTTTTTTAAATTGTTGCCCCAGATAAAAAGGGATGCCCAAAAGAATCTGCAAACTGTTCAGGACAGTGTTACCTGGCTAAAAACACAGTACGGGGAATTTAAGATTAAACCCGTTAAAATTATGGTGACGGATCTTTTTCACTATTTAGAAGAAAGATATGCAGCTAAATTAAAAGAAAAAAATATTAATTTTTATTTTAAAGGAGAGCACAATGCATTTCTTGCGGGCGATCGAGTGTTACTCGAATATGTTTTAGACAAAATATTTAACAATGCAGTAAAATACTCTCTGCCTGGACAAGATATATATTTACAAGCCATCACGAAAGATGATAACGTGGTACTTTCGGTGATTGATTTCGGAACGGGAATGAATGAAAAATATTTATCTGAGATTTACACTTATAACATTCCTATATTCCTGGGAACTGCCGGTGAGAAAGGAGTTGGGTTAAGTTTGAAAATTGTAAAAAATTTTATATCCTTGCTGCATGGAGACATCCAAATCATTTCCGCTGAAAATAAAGGCACTACGGTTTCCCTATTTTTACGTAAATTTATAGAATGA
- a CDS encoding helix-turn-helix domain-containing protein produces the protein MDKFNFLHLVSTIGIFMVLLLALFLITVKSKHRLSNWLLAFFLFTNAVDAVKFLTRDFPINHINLEAFRWSIVYLAPASFYLYVLSVCYTNFRLKPKHLVHLIPFVAYNLYLMWGIYSVDRVSKIHFINGISEMPITQFFYFLFEFLFQVYFIASFLVIRKSKTVYLENYTNPNISALHALYRITILYYVIHFIVLIRWLVTFILGPGEIRAWIVTLDGFAFLFCTCWYLFVALNNPEFFRGVNSDLKPITEAVPKRKTSTVIVDEKNKEIELLKSFMVEKEPYLDSSLTIQDLSEQVKMPVKDLSTLINLYMDKHFFDFVNEYRIEKAMQILKDPSQKELTVLEILYQVGFNSKSSFNTSFKKYTGKTPTDFRKQAL, from the coding sequence ATGGACAAGTTTAACTTTCTGCATCTCGTTTCCACTATTGGGATTTTCATGGTACTTTTGCTTGCCCTGTTTTTGATTACCGTAAAATCTAAGCACAGACTTTCAAACTGGCTTCTTGCTTTCTTTCTTTTTACCAATGCTGTAGATGCGGTCAAATTTTTGACGCGAGATTTTCCAATAAATCATATCAACCTCGAGGCGTTTCGTTGGAGCATTGTCTATCTGGCTCCGGCATCATTTTATCTTTATGTGTTGTCCGTTTGTTATACAAACTTCCGATTAAAACCAAAACATTTAGTACACCTAATTCCTTTTGTTGCTTATAATTTGTACTTGATGTGGGGAATTTATTCAGTAGACAGAGTCTCAAAAATACACTTTATAAATGGTATCTCTGAGATGCCTATAACGCAGTTTTTTTACTTTCTGTTCGAATTTCTATTTCAGGTGTATTTTATTGCTTCATTTCTTGTGATTAGAAAATCCAAAACGGTCTATCTTGAGAATTATACCAACCCAAATATTTCTGCACTTCACGCACTTTACAGAATAACAATTCTATATTATGTCATACATTTTATAGTCCTTATAAGATGGCTGGTTACTTTTATATTGGGTCCGGGCGAAATTCGAGCCTGGATCGTAACGCTTGATGGTTTTGCATTTTTATTTTGTACCTGTTGGTATCTGTTTGTTGCGTTAAACAATCCTGAGTTTTTCCGAGGAGTAAATTCAGACCTAAAACCAATTACAGAAGCTGTTCCGAAACGAAAAACCAGCACCGTAATCGTTGATGAAAAAAATAAGGAAATTGAACTTTTAAAAAGCTTCATGGTGGAAAAAGAACCTTATTTGGATTCTTCATTAACGATTCAGGATCTGTCGGAGCAGGTAAAAATGCCTGTCAAAGATTTGTCTACTCTGATCAACTTGTATATGGATAAACATTTCTTTGATTTTGTTAATGAATATAGAATTGAAAAAGCAATGCAAATCCTTAAAGATCCCTCTCAAAAAGAACTGACGGTTTTGGAAATTTTGTATCAAGTTGGCTTTAATTCCAAATCTTCATTTAATACTTCTTTTAAAAAATACACAGGAAAAACACCAACTGATTTTAGAAAACAAGCTTTGTAA